A region of Subdoligranulum variabile DNA encodes the following proteins:
- a CDS encoding MATE family efflux transporter produces MQSNQVDYLHGKLFPMILRFSIPAAISLLITAIYNIVDRMFVGNVNGTSALAGLSVCFPLSYMMMAFGLMCSAGGSTFFSLFSGQGETRRMHKAFGNAFVLVCAFEVLLTVFLLVLADPLLVLFGVTDTAYPYAIAYYRIVALGCLFQGLSQLFCDFVRVSGKPVLGMCVTGIGAVTNIILDAVFIVGLDWGVVGAATATVLGQMLSAGFGAFLVFSGRTMVRVSPAIFRPEKHLSLNILSCGFAFWVAQMAMGFISLVYNSQLGRYGGDIAISVYAVVSSIMTFVIMPASGISQGIQPILGNNYGSGHPRRVMQTFWLATGLSVGVTCVIWLLVLFFPRQILAAFGGTEEMFAIGVPGLRFNFCITPVLGFVMLATTFFQSINRPVPSVLISLLRQVVFLVPFLYLLPLALEVNGIFFAQPISDLLATVLSAVLVLREQRRMMAAHAAR; encoded by the coding sequence CCAACCAGGTGGATTATCTCCACGGCAAACTGTTCCCCATGATCCTGCGGTTTTCCATTCCCGCCGCCATCTCGCTGCTCATCACCGCCATCTACAACATCGTGGACCGGATGTTCGTGGGCAATGTCAACGGCACCTCGGCCCTGGCAGGCTTGTCGGTCTGCTTTCCCCTCTCCTACATGATGATGGCCTTCGGGCTCATGTGCAGCGCCGGCGGTTCCACCTTTTTCAGTCTCTTTTCCGGCCAGGGAGAGACCAGGCGGATGCACAAGGCCTTCGGCAATGCCTTTGTGCTGGTCTGCGCCTTTGAGGTGCTGCTCACCGTCTTTCTGCTGGTGCTGGCCGACCCGCTGCTGGTCCTCTTCGGCGTCACCGACACCGCCTACCCCTACGCCATCGCCTACTACCGCATCGTGGCCCTGGGATGCCTGTTCCAGGGGCTGTCCCAACTGTTCTGCGACTTCGTGCGGGTGTCCGGCAAACCGGTGCTGGGTATGTGCGTCACCGGCATCGGCGCCGTGACCAACATCATCCTGGACGCCGTCTTCATCGTGGGGCTGGACTGGGGCGTGGTGGGCGCCGCCACAGCCACCGTGCTGGGGCAGATGCTCTCCGCCGGGTTCGGCGCTTTCCTGGTCTTCTCCGGCCGCACCATGGTCAGGGTCTCCCCCGCCATCTTCCGCCCCGAAAAACACCTCTCCCTCAACATTCTCTCCTGCGGGTTCGCCTTCTGGGTGGCCCAGATGGCCATGGGCTTCATCAGCCTGGTCTACAACAGCCAGCTGGGACGCTACGGCGGCGACATCGCCATCAGCGTCTACGCCGTGGTGTCCAGCATCATGACCTTCGTCATCATGCCCGCCAGCGGCATCAGCCAGGGCATCCAGCCCATCCTGGGCAACAACTACGGCTCCGGCCATCCCCGCCGGGTCATGCAGACCTTCTGGCTGGCCACCGGCCTTTCGGTGGGGGTCACCTGCGTGATCTGGCTGCTGGTGCTGTTCTTCCCCCGGCAGATCCTTGCCGCTTTCGGCGGCACCGAGGAGATGTTCGCCATCGGCGTGCCGGGCCTGCGGTTCAACTTCTGCATCACCCCGGTGCTGGGCTTCGTCATGCTGGCCACCACCTTCTTCCAGTCCATCAACCGGCCGGTGCCCTCGGTGCTCATCTCGCTGCTGCGCCAGGTGGTCTTTCTGGTGCCCTTCCTCTATCTGCTGCCCCTGGCGCTGGAGGTCAACGGCATCTTCTTCGCCCAGCCCATCAGCGACCTGCTGGCCACCGTGCTCTCGGCGGTGCTGGTGCTGCGGGAACAGCGCCGGATGATGGCCGCCCACGCCGCCCGATAA
- a CDS encoding YeiH family protein: MNVVKKTLPGLLLCLVLAVPCWLLGRAFPVVGGPVFAILAGMIVALFLRNKAPFQAGIAFTSKKILQYAVILLGFGLNLSQIAQVGGKSLPIICSTITTSLVIAFVICRWLKMQRNISVLVGVGSSICGGSAIAATAPVIGADDDEIAQSISVIFLFNILAALFFPTLGGLMGMSNDGFGLFAGTAINDTSSVTAAASTWDTLHATGGAVLEYATIVKLTRTLAIIPITLVLAFWRTWQAKRGGSASTGTFDLKKIFPFFIIFFVLASVITTLCTMAGVDAAVFAPLKELSKFFIVLAMAAIGLNTDLVKLVKTGGKPIFMGVCCWAGITAVSLGMQHLMGLL; encoded by the coding sequence ATGAATGTTGTCAAAAAAACGCTGCCCGGCCTGCTGCTCTGCCTGGTGCTGGCCGTGCCCTGCTGGCTGCTGGGCCGCGCCTTCCCCGTGGTGGGCGGTCCCGTCTTTGCCATCCTGGCGGGGATGATCGTCGCGCTGTTCCTGCGCAATAAGGCCCCCTTCCAGGCGGGCATCGCCTTTACCTCCAAAAAGATTTTGCAGTACGCCGTCATCCTGCTGGGCTTCGGGCTCAACCTCTCCCAGATCGCCCAGGTAGGCGGCAAGTCCCTGCCCATCATCTGCTCCACCATCACCACCTCGCTGGTCATCGCCTTCGTCATCTGCCGCTGGCTCAAGATGCAGCGCAACATCTCGGTGCTGGTGGGCGTGGGCTCCTCCATCTGCGGCGGGTCGGCCATCGCCGCCACCGCCCCCGTCATCGGCGCCGATGACGACGAGATCGCCCAGTCCATCTCGGTCATCTTCCTCTTCAACATCCTGGCGGCCCTTTTCTTCCCCACCCTGGGCGGGCTGATGGGCATGTCCAACGACGGTTTCGGCCTCTTTGCCGGTACCGCCATCAACGATACCTCCTCGGTGACGGCGGCCGCCTCCACCTGGGACACCCTCCATGCCACCGGCGGCGCCGTGCTGGAATACGCCACCATCGTCAAGCTCACCCGCACCCTGGCCATCATCCCCATCACCCTGGTGCTGGCCTTCTGGCGCACCTGGCAGGCCAAGCGGGGCGGCAGTGCCTCCACCGGCACCTTTGATCTGAAAAAGATCTTCCCCTTCTTTATTATCTTCTTCGTGCTGGCCTCGGTGATCACCACCCTGTGCACCATGGCCGGGGTGGATGCCGCCGTCTTTGCGCCGCTGAAGGAACTGTCCAAGTTCTTCATCGTCCTGGCCATGGCGGCCATCGGCCTGAATACCGACCTGGTCAAGCTGGTCAAGACCGGCGGCAAGCCCATCTTCATGGGCGTCTGCTGCTGGGCGGGCATCACCGCGGTGAGCCTGGGCATGCAGCATCTGATGGGCCTGCTGTAA
- a CDS encoding LysR substrate-binding domain-containing protein: MLDPRWHTFLTLCDTMNYTRAAEKLCLTQPAVTHHIQYLEAHYGCKLFRYEGKVLSLTDAGRKLRDYTRSMAYNSAKVEEAMAAPAPLSLHIGASRTIGEFLIAPLVERFLRTHPEANFSLQVDNTRVLLESLEAGRLDFALVEGFFDRSRYDAVLWRQEDFFGVCAPGHRLAGRTVPLEELTGERLLLREEGSGTRAIFEEALRRENRTLRGVTTATISDFATLKALAADGLGVSFLYAPAAARELAAGTLARFDLAGIPLHGAFYFVCLKDNLFARSWMDWLP, from the coding sequence ATGCTAGATCCCCGCTGGCACACCTTCCTGACGCTGTGCGACACGATGAACTACACCCGGGCGGCGGAAAAACTCTGCCTGACCCAGCCCGCCGTGACCCATCACATCCAGTACCTGGAGGCCCACTACGGCTGCAAGCTGTTCCGCTACGAGGGCAAGGTGCTTTCCCTCACCGACGCGGGGCGCAAGCTGCGGGACTACACCCGGTCTATGGCCTACAACAGCGCCAAGGTGGAGGAGGCCATGGCGGCCCCGGCGCCGCTGTCGCTGCACATCGGGGCATCGAGGACCATCGGGGAGTTCCTCATTGCGCCGCTGGTGGAGCGGTTCCTGCGCACCCATCCCGAGGCGAATTTTTCCCTGCAGGTGGACAACACCCGGGTGCTGCTGGAATCCCTGGAGGCGGGCAGGCTGGATTTTGCCCTGGTGGAGGGCTTTTTCGACCGCAGCCGGTACGACGCGGTGCTCTGGCGGCAGGAGGATTTCTTCGGGGTCTGCGCGCCGGGCCACCGGCTGGCCGGGCGGACGGTGCCCCTGGAGGAGCTGACCGGGGAGCGTCTGCTGCTGCGGGAGGAGGGTTCCGGCACCCGGGCCATCTTTGAGGAGGCCCTGCGGCGGGAGAACCGCACCCTGCGGGGGGTGACCACCGCCACCATCAGCGATTTTGCCACCCTGAAAGCCCTGGCCGCCGACGGGCTGGGGGTGAGTTTTCTCTACGCGCCGGCAGCGGCCCGGGAACTGGCCGCCGGCACGCTGGCCCGGTTCGACCTGGCGGGGATCCCCCTGCACGGGGCGTTCTACTTCGTCTGCCTGAAGGACAACCTCTTTGCCCGAAGCTGGATGGACTGGCTGCCCTGA
- a CDS encoding GtrA family protein, protein MNLWNAFAGKHPAAAQWVREGGLFVIVSNLITVLKYLLLQFLPAAFAGLGDASFGWPGIPLTLFGETFQWNILGYDQAHGGLAYFCAYMVAMVIGECINFPIQRNFVFRSHGRLGPQIAWYLAAFCLITCIVNSINCIWVAVAGLLVPDFIYNIGTTVLNGGISMVVFFFVNKKIFPSAARQ, encoded by the coding sequence GTGAATCTCTGGAACGCCTTTGCCGGAAAACATCCCGCTGCCGCCCAATGGGTGCGGGAGGGCGGTCTCTTCGTCATCGTCAGCAACCTCATCACCGTGCTGAAGTATCTGCTGCTGCAGTTCCTGCCCGCGGCCTTCGCGGGGCTGGGGGACGCCAGCTTCGGCTGGCCCGGCATCCCGCTGACCCTCTTCGGCGAGACCTTCCAGTGGAACATCCTGGGCTATGACCAGGCTCACGGCGGGCTGGCCTACTTCTGCGCCTACATGGTGGCCATGGTCATCGGCGAGTGCATCAACTTCCCCATCCAGCGGAACTTCGTCTTCCGCTCCCACGGCAGGCTGGGCCCCCAGATCGCCTGGTATCTGGCTGCCTTCTGCCTCATCACCTGCATCGTCAACTCCATCAACTGTATCTGGGTGGCGGTGGCAGGCCTGCTGGTGCCCGACTTCATTTATAATATCGGCACCACCGTCCTCAACGGCGGCATCTCCATGGTGGTCTTCTTCTTCGTGAACAAGAAGATCTTCCCCTCCGCCGCCCGGCAATAA
- a CDS encoding glycoside hydrolase family 3 C-terminal domain-containing protein, whose amino-acid sequence MQNNTTRQLTLEQKCALLSGGSTFQTRALPGCGIPAIWLSDGPHGVRKQAGPADHLGINPSEPATCFPTASAVASSWDPALGEEIGRALGQEAAAQDVAVVLGPGLNTKRSPLCGRNFEYFSEDPYLAGKMAAAYIRGIQENGIAACPKHFAANNQELRRMASDSIVDERTLRELYLTNFEIAVTEGKPRSIMTSYNMVNGTYANENLHLLQEILRDTWGFDGAVVTDWGGSNDHVLGVKNGSTLEMPAPGLDSARELCKAVRDGKISEVDINARLEELLTLIDQTTGALEKAPKTIDWDAHRALARKAAAESIVLLKNKGGLLPLDPAAKVAVIGDFAKTPRYQGAGSSLVNAPRVDSFLDVLEASGIQTVGYAQGFDRQGKPDGRLQAQAVELAAKADVVLLFLGLDEVKESEGLDRSDMKLAQNQIDLLLAVHRTNPRLAVILSCGSAVETGWQSHCEALLWAGLGGQAGAGAVLDALTGKVNPAGRLAETWPIHCEDNPSYKNFGTPGRNVEYREGLYVGYRYYQTAGVPVAYPFGYGLSYTTFAYRDLTATPTGVSVTVENTGDRAGDEVVQVYIAKPDAKIFRPAQELKGFARVHLEAGESRTVTIPLDDKAFRYWNDPANRWAVEGGDYEVRVGGSSADIRLTATVAVAPSGDADPYAGLALPHYQGGQVQDVPDEEFAALLGHAIPVAKVAIDRNMTLGEIGHARSPLGWLVHVIHKHLLDKSLASGTPDLNLLFNYNMPLRAIAKMTGGIVSMGMVDALVMELKGFWIIGIVRLLVEFVKNDRANKAMEKRLSEGGRKP is encoded by the coding sequence ATGCAAAACAATACTACCCGCCAGCTGACCCTGGAACAGAAGTGCGCCCTGCTCTCCGGCGGGAGCACCTTCCAGACCCGGGCGCTGCCCGGCTGCGGCATTCCGGCCATCTGGCTGTCCGACGGTCCCCACGGCGTGCGCAAGCAGGCCGGTCCGGCGGACCACCTGGGCATCAACCCCAGCGAGCCGGCTACCTGTTTTCCCACGGCGTCGGCGGTTGCTTCCAGCTGGGACCCCGCCCTGGGGGAGGAGATCGGCCGGGCTCTCGGCCAGGAAGCCGCCGCCCAGGACGTGGCGGTGGTGCTGGGCCCGGGGCTCAACACCAAGCGCAGCCCGCTGTGCGGCCGCAACTTTGAATATTTTTCCGAGGACCCCTACCTGGCGGGCAAGATGGCCGCGGCCTACATCCGCGGCATCCAGGAAAACGGCATCGCCGCCTGCCCCAAGCATTTTGCCGCCAACAACCAGGAGCTGCGCCGGATGGCCAGTGATTCCATCGTGGATGAGCGCACCCTGCGGGAGCTCTACCTGACCAACTTCGAGATCGCCGTCACCGAGGGCAAGCCCCGGTCCATCATGACCAGCTACAACATGGTCAACGGCACCTACGCCAACGAGAACCTCCATCTTCTGCAGGAGATCCTGCGGGACACCTGGGGCTTCGACGGCGCGGTGGTCACCGACTGGGGCGGTTCCAACGACCATGTCCTGGGGGTGAAGAACGGTTCCACCCTGGAGATGCCCGCTCCCGGCCTGGATTCCGCCCGGGAGCTGTGCAAGGCCGTCCGGGACGGCAAGATCTCCGAGGTGGACATCAACGCCCGGCTGGAGGAACTGCTGACCCTCATCGACCAGACCACCGGCGCGCTGGAGAAGGCCCCCAAGACCATCGACTGGGACGCCCACCGCGCCCTGGCCCGCAAGGCCGCGGCAGAGAGCATCGTCCTTTTGAAAAACAAGGGCGGGCTGCTGCCCCTGGACCCCGCCGCCAAGGTGGCGGTCATCGGCGACTTCGCCAAAACGCCCCGCTATCAGGGCGCCGGGTCCAGCCTGGTGAACGCACCCCGGGTGGACAGCTTCCTGGATGTGCTGGAGGCCAGCGGCATCCAGACGGTGGGCTATGCCCAGGGCTTTGACCGCCAGGGCAAGCCCGACGGGCGCCTCCAGGCCCAGGCGGTGGAACTGGCCGCCAAAGCCGACGTGGTGCTGCTCTTCCTGGGTCTCGACGAGGTGAAGGAGAGCGAGGGCCTGGACCGCAGCGACATGAAGCTGGCCCAGAACCAGATCGACCTGCTGCTGGCGGTGCACCGCACCAACCCGCGGCTGGCGGTGATCCTCAGCTGCGGCAGCGCCGTGGAGACCGGCTGGCAGAGCCACTGCGAGGCGCTGCTCTGGGCGGGCCTGGGCGGACAGGCGGGGGCCGGCGCGGTGCTGGACGCCCTCACCGGCAAGGTGAACCCGGCCGGCCGTCTGGCCGAGACCTGGCCCATCCACTGCGAGGACAACCCCTCCTACAAGAACTTCGGCACCCCCGGCCGCAACGTGGAGTACCGGGAGGGTCTCTACGTGGGCTACCGCTACTACCAGACCGCCGGTGTGCCGGTGGCCTATCCCTTCGGCTACGGCCTGTCCTACACGACCTTTGCCTACCGCGACCTGACCGCCACCCCCACCGGGGTGAGCGTCACGGTGGAAAACACCGGCGACCGTGCCGGCGACGAGGTGGTGCAGGTCTACATCGCCAAACCCGACGCCAAAATTTTCCGTCCCGCCCAGGAGCTCAAGGGCTTTGCCCGGGTGCACCTGGAGGCAGGGGAGAGCCGCACCGTCACCATCCCCCTGGACGACAAGGCCTTCCGCTACTGGAACGACCCCGCCAACCGCTGGGCCGTGGAGGGCGGCGACTACGAAGTCCGGGTGGGCGGCTCCAGCGCCGACATCCGGCTCACCGCCACCGTGGCGGTGGCGCCCTCCGGGGATGCCGACCCCTATGCGGGGCTGGCGCTGCCTCATTACCAGGGCGGTCAGGTCCAGGACGTGCCCGACGAGGAATTCGCCGCCCTGCTGGGCCATGCCATCCCGGTGGCCAAGGTGGCCATCGACCGCAACATGACCCTGGGGGAGATCGGCCATGCCCGCAGCCCGCTGGGCTGGCTGGTGCACGTCATCCACAAGCATCTGCTGGACAAGAGCCTGGCCAGCGGCACCCCCGACTTGAACCTGCTGTTCAACTACAACATGCCGCTGCGGGCCATCGCCAAGATGACCGGGGGCATCGTCAGCATGGGCATGGTGGACGCCCTGGTCATGGAGCTGAAAGGCTTCTGGATCATCGGCATCGTGCGGCTGCTGGTGGAATTTGTCAAAAATGACCGCGCCAACAAGGCGATGGAAAAACGCCTTTCGGAAGGAGGCCGCAAACCGTGA
- a CDS encoding glycoside hydrolase family 3 N-terminal domain-containing protein — MDTLLSTLANMGVNLDDVVDVINNCRPQLIFFGVVLLAVIVILIAVAFAKKLAAHTKFMIRAQSGLALLLAFALMLNLVAFGPMSTMLDLLSGNGTITEESSEEANALCTEIAEEGITLLQNDDATLPLSQGSNLNVFGWASVGPVYGGTGAGAISADRPTVSLLDGLKNAGINTNTELSDFYTAYCAERPTLGYSNHNWTLPEPTAASYSQELIDNAKAFSDTAMIVISRVGGEFADLPTDMSTVNYTNNSTEYNDFEAGDHYLQLSKTEQDMVDLVCSNFDKVIVVYNGANTMELSFVDQYSQIKSVIWCPGTGQTGFNGLGNIVAGLVNPSGHAADTFVYDLTATPYFNNIGDFAYTGADELAYTTTDLFGGGEVNVVPHFVNYVEGIYVGYKFYETAAAEGLIDYDKTVQYPFGHGLSYTTFTQKMSDPKVQDGTITVDVTVTNTGSVAGKEVVQLYFNPPYTNGGIEKATANLVAFGKTQTLEPGASETVTLTFKEEDMASFDSKQHGCYVLEQGDYILSINSDSHTILESKTYNVPSTIVYDENNPRSTDAVAATTKFDFAKGEMTTLSRADHFANYAEATAAPSNYTMPESAKEGLYNSVTWQPEDFNDPNDVMPTTGADNGMKLADLRGADYDDERWDTLLDQMTVTEMDDLIALGGYQTKAESSVDKYATIDCDGPASINNNFTGVSSIGFPSAIIIASSFNTDLARRYGESIGRMASEMNVTGWYAPAMNAHRSAFDGRNFEYYSEDSLLAGLIAANSISGAQSYGVYAYMKHFAMNDQQISQDQMLCTWADEQAIREIYLRPFEYSVKVGGCKAAMSSWNFIGNQWAGACSALLQDVLRGEWGFRGMVITDGFHFVGYMDSDLAIRNGCDLMLKNYDVETNHLTDTTSATSVLAMRQACKNILYTVVNSRAYDEGSTMQTPIWRTGIVVGDVIVVLLLAGLEVLTIKSYKKKKKS, encoded by the coding sequence ATGGACACTTTACTTTCGACCCTCGCCAACATGGGTGTCAACCTGGATGACGTGGTGGATGTGATCAACAACTGCCGTCCGCAGCTGATCTTTTTCGGTGTGGTCCTGCTGGCGGTTATCGTGATTTTGATTGCGGTGGCTTTTGCCAAGAAACTGGCGGCCCATACAAAATTTATGATTCGCGCCCAGTCGGGGCTGGCGCTGCTGCTGGCCTTTGCCCTGATGCTCAACCTGGTGGCGTTTGGCCCCATGAGCACCATGCTGGACCTGCTGAGCGGCAACGGCACCATTACCGAGGAATCCAGTGAGGAGGCCAATGCCCTCTGCACCGAGATCGCCGAAGAAGGCATCACGCTGCTGCAGAATGATGATGCCACGCTGCCCCTGAGCCAGGGCAGCAACCTGAACGTGTTCGGCTGGGCTTCTGTGGGGCCGGTCTACGGCGGCACCGGCGCGGGCGCCATCTCGGCGGACCGTCCGACGGTCAGCCTGCTGGACGGCCTGAAGAACGCCGGCATCAATACCAATACCGAGCTCAGCGATTTCTATACGGCTTACTGCGCCGAGCGTCCGACCCTGGGGTACAGCAACCACAACTGGACGCTGCCGGAACCCACCGCGGCCAGCTACAGCCAGGAGCTGATCGACAATGCAAAGGCCTTCTCCGACACGGCGATGATCGTCATCAGCCGCGTGGGCGGCGAGTTTGCCGACCTGCCCACCGATATGAGCACGGTCAACTATACCAACAACTCCACCGAGTACAATGACTTCGAGGCGGGGGACCATTACCTCCAGCTGAGCAAGACCGAGCAGGACATGGTGGATCTGGTCTGCTCCAACTTTGACAAGGTCATCGTGGTCTACAACGGCGCCAACACCATGGAGCTGAGCTTCGTGGACCAGTACAGCCAGATCAAGAGCGTGATCTGGTGCCCCGGCACCGGCCAGACCGGTTTCAACGGCCTGGGCAACATCGTGGCGGGTCTGGTGAACCCCTCCGGTCATGCGGCGGATACCTTCGTGTACGATCTGACGGCCACCCCCTATTTCAACAATATCGGCGACTTCGCCTACACCGGCGCCGATGAACTGGCCTACACCACCACCGACCTCTTTGGCGGCGGGGAAGTCAACGTGGTGCCCCACTTCGTCAACTACGTGGAAGGCATCTACGTGGGCTACAAATTCTATGAGACCGCTGCGGCGGAAGGCCTCATCGACTACGACAAGACCGTGCAGTATCCCTTCGGCCATGGCCTGTCCTACACCACCTTCACCCAGAAGATGAGCGACCCGAAGGTGCAGGACGGCACCATCACCGTGGACGTGACGGTGACCAACACCGGCAGTGTGGCCGGCAAGGAAGTCGTGCAGCTCTACTTCAATCCTCCCTACACCAACGGCGGCATCGAAAAGGCGACGGCCAACCTGGTGGCCTTCGGCAAGACCCAGACCCTGGAGCCCGGCGCCTCCGAGACCGTTACCCTGACCTTCAAGGAGGAGGATATGGCCAGCTTCGACAGCAAGCAGCATGGCTGCTATGTGCTGGAGCAGGGCGATTACATCCTCAGCATCAACAGCGACTCCCACACCATTCTGGAGTCCAAGACCTACAATGTGCCGTCCACCATCGTGTACGACGAGAACAATCCCCGCAGTACCGATGCAGTGGCTGCCACCACCAAGTTTGACTTTGCCAAGGGCGAGATGACCACGCTGTCCCGTGCGGATCACTTCGCCAACTACGCCGAGGCCACGGCGGCGCCCAGCAACTACACCATGCCGGAGTCCGCCAAGGAAGGCCTGTACAACAGTGTGACCTGGCAGCCGGAGGACTTCAACGATCCCAACGATGTGATGCCCACCACCGGTGCCGACAACGGTATGAAACTGGCCGATCTGCGGGGCGCCGACTACGACGACGAGCGCTGGGACACCCTGCTGGACCAGATGACCGTGACCGAGATGGACGACCTCATCGCCCTGGGCGGTTACCAGACCAAGGCGGAGAGCAGCGTGGACAAGTACGCCACCATCGACTGTGACGGTCCTGCCTCCATCAACAACAACTTCACCGGCGTGTCCTCCATCGGTTTCCCGTCGGCCATCATCATTGCCTCTTCCTTCAACACCGACCTGGCCCGCCGCTACGGCGAGAGCATCGGCCGAATGGCCAGCGAGATGAACGTCACCGGCTGGTATGCGCCTGCCATGAACGCCCATCGCTCCGCCTTTGACGGCCGCAACTTCGAGTACTACTCCGAGGACAGCCTCCTGGCCGGCCTCATTGCCGCCAACTCCATCAGCGGTGCCCAGTCCTACGGCGTGTACGCCTACATGAAGCACTTCGCCATGAACGACCAGCAGATCAGCCAGGACCAGATGCTCTGCACCTGGGCCGACGAGCAGGCCATTCGTGAAATCTATCTGCGTCCCTTCGAGTACAGCGTCAAGGTGGGCGGCTGCAAAGCGGCCATGTCCAGCTGGAACTTCATCGGCAACCAGTGGGCCGGTGCCTGCTCCGCCCTGCTGCAGGATGTGCTCCGCGGCGAATGGGGCTTCCGCGGCATGGTCATCACCGACGGCTTCCACTTTGTGGGATACATGGATTCCGACCTGGCGATCCGCAACGGATGCGATCTGATGCTGAAGAACTACGACGTGGAGACCAACCACCTGACCGATACCACCAGCGCTACCAGCGTTCTGGCCATGCGGCAGGCCTGCAAGAACATTCTCTACACCGTTGTGAACAGCCGTGCCTATGATGAGGGCAGCACCATGCAGACGCCCATCTGGCGCACCGGCATCGTGGTGGGCGACGTGATCGTCGTGCTGCTGCTGGCCGGTCTGGAAGTGCTGACCATCAAGAGCTACAAGAAAAAGAAAAAATCCTGA
- a CDS encoding ATP-binding protein — MTALPDIPRLYTALAEWLACLLYVLALRRRWGTAVTAAVSGAVLAALGAFLQLTGSVPLAWWIPCMAAAVAGMYLYLFGCCAITARDAGYCCARAFILAEFAASLEWQLHCLLWPRRSGWEPPALALLVAVYGVVFGFVYAFEFRRLGRYPDLGVTRRALASAVVLASTAFAVSNLAFAQNGQATFNVFYIRTLVDLAGVLVISIQQEQITEARLHRELESMDNVLHRQYEQYQQSRESIRLINRHCHDLKLQIAAIRAEHDPGKQAAALDEMESGIRMYEAQNKTGNPVLDTLLTAKSLYCQQHDINFTCVADGHLLDFMPTGDICTIVGTALDNATESVQTLQDTEKRLIRIAIFAQHGFVMLRFENYCETPVHLDADGMPPHGYGVRTVKAAAEKYGGTVTVHSEDNWFILRVLLPHSGGKS; from the coding sequence ATGACGGCACTGCCCGATATTCCCCGCCTCTACACGGCGCTGGCCGAATGGCTGGCATGTCTGCTCTATGTGCTGGCGCTGCGCCGCCGGTGGGGCACGGCGGTCACCGCGGCTGTCAGCGGGGCGGTGCTGGCAGCGCTGGGCGCCTTTTTGCAGCTCACCGGCAGCGTGCCGCTGGCCTGGTGGATCCCCTGCATGGCAGCGGCCGTGGCGGGGATGTACCTCTATCTCTTCGGCTGCTGTGCCATCACGGCCCGGGACGCCGGCTACTGCTGTGCCCGGGCCTTCATTCTGGCGGAATTCGCTGCCAGCCTGGAGTGGCAGCTCCACTGCCTGCTCTGGCCCCGGCGCAGCGGCTGGGAACCGCCGGCCCTGGCCCTGCTGGTGGCAGTCTACGGGGTGGTTTTCGGCTTTGTCTATGCCTTTGAGTTCCGCCGCCTGGGGCGCTACCCCGACCTGGGGGTCACCCGGCGGGCGCTGGCCAGCGCCGTGGTCCTGGCGTCGACGGCCTTCGCCGTCAGCAACCTGGCCTTCGCCCAGAACGGGCAGGCTACCTTCAATGTCTTTTACATCCGGACCCTGGTGGACCTGGCAGGAGTGCTGGTTATCTCCATTCAGCAGGAACAGATAACCGAGGCCCGGCTCCACCGGGAACTGGAATCAATGGACAACGTCCTGCACCGCCAGTACGAACAGTACCAGCAAAGCCGGGAGAGCATCCGCCTCATCAACCGCCACTGCCACGACCTGAAACTGCAGATCGCGGCCATCCGGGCGGAACATGACCCCGGCAAACAGGCGGCGGCCCTGGACGAGATGGAAAGCGGCATCCGGATGTATGAAGCCCAGAACAAGACGGGCAACCCGGTGCTGGACACCCTGCTCACGGCGAAGAGCCTCTACTGCCAGCAGCACGACATCAACTTTACCTGCGTGGCGGACGGGCATCTTTTGGACTTTATGCCCACGGGGGACATCTGCACCATCGTGGGCACGGCGCTGGACAACGCCACCGAGAGCGTCCAGACCCTCCAGGATACCGAGAAGCGGCTCATCCGCATTGCCATTTTTGCCCAGCACGGCTTTGTGATGCTGCGGTTTGAAAACTACTGCGAGACGCCGGTGCATCTGGACGCCGACGGCATGCCGCCTCACGGCTACGGCGTGCGCACGGTGAAAGCGGCGGCGGAAAAATACGGCGGCACCGTGACGGTGCACAGCGAGGACAACTGGTTCATCCTGCGGGTATTGCTGCCCCACAGCGGCGGCAAATCCTGA